Proteins from a genomic interval of Stomatohabitans albus:
- a CDS encoding type IV pilus twitching motility protein PilT, which yields MSSFTPPKFANNQENPSPQGVNLTPQNFPKLLKHLVDLGASDLHLTAGRPPVIRLHSELTPVPGLNVLTDQTLRAVLYNIMRPWQRAAFEDQLELDFAHAEDNIGRFRVNVFQQRASIGAVMRTIPSVVPNFDTLGLPESVKEFTNLHRGLILVTGATGSGKSTTLAAMIDMINEKKPLHIMTIEDPIEFLHNHKKAVVNQRELGLDTKSFKAALKHVLRQDPDVILVGELRDLETIQLCLTAAETGHLVFGTLHTQDAPQSVDRIIDVFPPDQQDQIRVMLSNTLQGIVCQQLVRKTDGKGRVVAAEVMVATSAIRNLIRENKTYQMFSAIASGARYGMVSMDQSLARLVREHQISMDDAKARAHSPEDLKLH from the coding sequence ATGAGTTCTTTTACACCTCCAAAATTTGCTAATAATCAGGAGAATCCATCGCCCCAAGGCGTGAATTTAACTCCACAGAACTTTCCGAAGCTCTTAAAGCATCTTGTTGATTTAGGTGCATCTGACTTGCACCTCACGGCGGGACGTCCACCAGTTATCCGCTTGCACTCTGAACTCACGCCAGTTCCAGGGTTGAACGTGTTAACTGACCAGACGTTACGAGCGGTGTTGTACAACATCATGCGGCCCTGGCAACGCGCTGCGTTTGAAGACCAGTTGGAATTAGACTTTGCCCACGCTGAGGACAATATCGGTCGCTTCCGTGTCAACGTGTTCCAGCAGCGAGCTTCAATCGGCGCAGTTATGCGTACGATTCCCTCTGTTGTTCCCAACTTTGACACCCTTGGGTTACCTGAGTCGGTGAAGGAGTTCACGAACCTCCACCGTGGCCTTATTCTGGTCACTGGAGCTACCGGTTCGGGTAAGTCCACAACGCTGGCTGCAATGATTGACATGATCAATGAGAAGAAACCCCTTCACATCATGACAATTGAAGACCCGATTGAATTCTTGCATAACCACAAGAAAGCGGTCGTCAATCAACGTGAATTGGGGTTGGATACCAAGAGTTTCAAGGCCGCATTGAAACACGTTTTGCGTCAGGACCCTGACGTGATTCTGGTAGGCGAGCTTCGTGACCTTGAGACCATTCAGCTCTGCTTAACTGCGGCTGAAACCGGCCACCTGGTATTTGGCACATTGCACACCCAGGACGCACCCCAGAGTGTTGACCGTATCATCGACGTGTTCCCACCCGATCAGCAAGACCAGATTCGAGTGATGTTGAGTAACACACTCCAAGGCATTGTCTGTCAGCAGTTGGTTCGCAAGACCGACGGTAAAGGGCGCGTGGTCGCAGCCGAAGTGATGGTAGCCACGAGTGCGATTCGCAACCTTATTCGCGAAAATAAGACGTACCAGATGTTCTCCGCTATCGCCAGCGGGGCCCGTTATGGCATGGTGAGCATGGACCAGAGTTTGGCTCGTTTAGTTCGTGAACACCAGATTTCTATGGATGACGCAAAGGCACGCGCACACAGTCCTGAAGACCTTAAGTTGCACTAA
- a CDS encoding type II secretion system F family protein, with product MAATTKTFTYVVLDPNGQQKKGSMSGPNQAAVSEKLIELGYRPVSLEEKKASLAQTEINLGFLQRVGLKDLSVFCRQFATMINSGLPIVRALNIMSAQTTNPKLRDVLNDVGADVRGGQTLSQAMGKHKEFPPLFVSMTQAGEVAGQLDEVLLRVADTMEKELALKRKVTGAMTYPIVVLVLSILLTGAMLIFVVPQFQSLFDMVGGQLPLLTRMMVAASDVLRTKGIWVILVLVILGFIHSKVRKTDRYREIVSPIFLSIPVFGPLLQKVAIARFSRNFGSLLRAGVAVVTALDITKETLGQPVIEDALEPVIQAVREGESVSSRLVGNQWFPQMMVQMMAVGEETGNSDIMLEKVADYYDEEVDTIADNMASALEPLMIVVLGGIVGTMVVGMYLPMFTLMNQLQG from the coding sequence ATGGCAGCAACAACGAAAACCTTCACGTATGTCGTACTTGACCCGAACGGTCAACAAAAGAAGGGCTCCATGTCGGGGCCAAATCAGGCTGCCGTAAGTGAAAAACTCATTGAACTTGGCTATCGACCTGTTTCCCTTGAGGAAAAGAAAGCCAGTCTCGCCCAGACAGAAATCAATCTTGGGTTCTTGCAGCGGGTGGGGTTAAAAGACCTGAGCGTTTTTTGTCGCCAATTCGCCACGATGATTAACAGTGGTCTCCCTATCGTGCGTGCCCTCAATATCATGTCCGCCCAGACAACCAACCCAAAACTTCGTGATGTGCTCAACGACGTTGGGGCTGATGTTCGCGGAGGACAAACGTTGAGTCAGGCGATGGGCAAACACAAAGAGTTCCCCCCGCTCTTTGTGTCCATGACCCAAGCCGGTGAGGTCGCCGGTCAGCTTGATGAAGTGCTGCTACGTGTTGCCGACACTATGGAAAAGGAACTTGCGCTGAAACGCAAAGTAACGGGGGCCATGACCTATCCGATTGTGGTACTCGTTCTCAGTATTTTGTTAACGGGTGCCATGTTGATTTTTGTGGTACCCCAGTTCCAAAGTCTCTTCGATATGGTTGGTGGCCAGCTCCCCCTCCTGACGCGCATGATGGTCGCAGCGAGTGATGTACTCCGCACCAAGGGAATCTGGGTCATCCTTGTGCTCGTTATCCTGGGATTTATCCACTCAAAAGTGCGTAAAACAGACCGGTATCGTGAAATCGTTAGCCCTATTTTTCTGAGTATTCCGGTGTTTGGACCGCTCTTGCAAAAGGTTGCTATCGCGCGGTTCAGCCGTAACTTCGGCAGTTTGCTCCGCGCGGGCGTAGCTGTGGTCACAGCACTAGACATTACTAAAGAAACGCTGGGACAACCCGTTATTGAAGATGCACTCGAACCTGTCATCCAGGCAGTTCGTGAAGGTGAATCAGTGAGTAGTCGTTTGGTCGGTAATCAATGGTTCCCTCAGATGATGGTGCAAATGATGGCCGTTGGCGAAGAAACCGGGAATAGCGACATCATGTTGGAAAAAGTTGCTGACTACTACGACGAAGAAGTTGACACGATTGCAGACAACATGGCAAGCGCCCTCGAACCACTCATGATCGTAGTCCTTGGCGGTATCGTCGGGACGATGGTTGTGGGTATGTATTTGCCAATGTTCACACTTATGAATCAGCTACAAGGTTAA
- a CDS encoding type II secretion system protein has translation MRRLGNQRDSEAGISLIEVVVSMVILSIVTAMVASLIANSLRTVARSEATSNAALIAQEQIDRLIAVPVKEWGFDSNNNLKPSITEHITWTDGLTYTVKRELDKVKSNLDIKDTCPAVVGHRVSEADMVRLTLTVSTDTGPYQDEYTTTTFITRDGNASFLKSSVTVRFEIVDGKGGKRPYDEQRDGGPIHIDVEDKFLANNGRVVTHKHAGDTKTGCITFLEIDGKSPLIQFRLNGYRLTSYDKTRYSGRVNLISGGNRELKFELQKAAQIQVVPDIQGTLREQCAVPRLIKMNTPIAAPQNRAVKSLSDIARMSQEKVSQIGAKNERDRTAADRSRLVSAQRPQYYMVCQRSKSNRSEDFSYWYLLPDTIPISEVDTKASRSDRVRPLGFWSETSFAPVPGMPWLEEGEWPILGFDSDIKSRRDHHIMVGSCLMNKSQENGAITTVSSATIASASNGSPEIVKVPMWNIPLEGWYKPKVLDPDLEGYLPLVIKNLKDSGLQDRDWGDRRIQGVYEDWYSGCQDTPVFDVGWLQGVDLDNNYMQIRMALPYGLFTYAIFAPDEQELNDQKLKVTKTRNTCYPQKRSDRYAGSRTCIVSGGPEITVFQTDVRVPYRPKLWERDPDFWGASKKYGGGYLRYFYEWTSIRRNRNPLPRGPILDACEAHTGDFRHCPLGRGKESEDDRDYTRDGYNPHDDKKPGNPGVTDPRAGGGNSGGGNSGGGRNPGGGNSGGGRNPGGGNSGGGRNPGGGNSGGGRNPGGGQGYDPSRCWRENDYGGVEYICDEFGNPVSDEDYNDQNRRNGYYDDYDD, from the coding sequence GTGAGAAGACTAGGTAATCAACGGGATAGTGAAGCTGGGATCAGCCTCATCGAAGTTGTCGTATCAATGGTCATTTTGTCCATTGTTACGGCAATGGTGGCAAGTTTGATTGCCAATAGTTTGCGTACAGTTGCGCGGAGTGAAGCCACCTCAAACGCCGCGCTCATTGCACAAGAGCAGATTGACCGCCTCATCGCTGTTCCGGTGAAAGAGTGGGGCTTTGACTCAAATAACAACCTAAAACCCAGCATTACTGAACATATCACCTGGACTGACGGGTTGACATACACCGTCAAACGTGAGCTCGATAAAGTCAAAAGTAATTTAGATATTAAAGACACCTGCCCTGCGGTAGTTGGCCACCGCGTCTCAGAAGCTGACATGGTTCGCCTGACGCTAACAGTGTCAACTGATACCGGCCCTTACCAGGATGAATATACGACAACAACGTTTATTACCCGTGATGGGAATGCATCATTCTTGAAATCGTCGGTCACCGTTCGATTCGAAATCGTTGACGGTAAGGGCGGTAAACGCCCCTATGACGAGCAGCGAGATGGTGGCCCGATTCATATTGATGTTGAGGATAAGTTTTTAGCTAATAATGGTCGTGTAGTAACCCATAAGCATGCTGGTGACACTAAAACTGGGTGTATCACCTTCTTGGAAATTGACGGGAAATCTCCACTTATTCAGTTTCGTTTAAATGGGTATCGTCTCACTTCATATGACAAAACACGGTATTCGGGCCGAGTCAATCTGATTTCCGGTGGTAACCGTGAATTGAAGTTTGAATTACAGAAAGCAGCTCAGATTCAGGTGGTACCCGATATTCAGGGTACGTTACGTGAACAATGCGCTGTTCCTCGTCTAATCAAAATGAATACGCCGATTGCTGCGCCTCAGAATCGTGCAGTGAAGTCACTAAGTGATATCGCACGCATGAGTCAAGAAAAGGTTTCACAAATAGGGGCGAAAAACGAGCGTGACCGCACGGCAGCAGATAGAAGCCGCCTAGTATCTGCTCAGCGTCCGCAGTACTACATGGTCTGTCAACGGAGTAAGAGCAATCGATCAGAAGATTTTAGTTATTGGTATCTCCTTCCTGACACTATTCCTATTTCAGAGGTCGATACGAAAGCTTCAAGGAGTGATCGCGTTCGCCCGTTAGGGTTCTGGTCAGAAACGTCATTTGCTCCGGTCCCCGGTATGCCGTGGCTTGAAGAAGGTGAATGGCCCATCCTTGGGTTTGATAGTGATATTAAGAGTCGGCGTGACCACCACATCATGGTGGGATCTTGTCTGATGAATAAATCACAGGAAAATGGTGCTATTACCACGGTTTCTAGTGCCACGATTGCGAGTGCTTCCAACGGCAGTCCAGAAATCGTCAAGGTTCCTATGTGGAATATCCCACTTGAAGGCTGGTACAAACCTAAGGTCTTGGATCCAGATCTTGAAGGCTATCTACCCCTGGTGATTAAAAACCTGAAAGATAGTGGATTGCAGGATCGTGACTGGGGAGATCGGCGCATCCAAGGCGTCTACGAAGACTGGTATAGCGGGTGCCAAGATACGCCTGTCTTTGATGTGGGCTGGTTACAAGGCGTAGATCTAGACAATAACTACATGCAGATACGTATGGCGTTGCCCTACGGTCTATTTACCTACGCAATTTTTGCTCCAGATGAACAGGAGTTGAATGATCAAAAGCTGAAGGTCACCAAAACACGGAATACGTGCTACCCCCAAAAACGTTCCGACAGGTACGCCGGGTCACGGACGTGCATTGTGTCTGGTGGTCCGGAAATAACCGTATTCCAAACGGATGTTCGAGTCCCGTATCGGCCGAAACTTTGGGAACGTGACCCTGACTTTTGGGGAGCGTCGAAAAAATACGGAGGCGGCTATTTACGTTACTTCTATGAGTGGACTTCAATCCGCCGAAATCGCAACCCCTTACCACGCGGGCCTATTTTGGATGCCTGCGAGGCCCATACAGGTGACTTCCGCCACTGCCCATTGGGGCGAGGTAAGGAAAGTGAAGATGATCGTGACTACACCAGAGATGGTTACAACCCCCATGATGACAAGAAGCCGGGTAACCCTGGGGTAACGGATCCACGCGCTGGTGGTGGTAACTCCGGTGGTGGTAACTCCGGTGGTGGGCGTAACCCTGGTGGTGGTAACTCCGGTGGTGGGCGTAACCCTGGTGGTGGTAACTCCGGTGGTGGGCGTAACCCTGGTGGTGGTAACTCCGGTGGTGGGCGAAACCCTGGTGGTGGGCAAGGCTACGATCCTTCCCGTTGCTGGAGAGAGAATGACTATGGCGGTGTCGAGTACATATGCGACGAGTTTGGTAACCCCGTCAGTGATGAGGACTACAACGATCAGAACCGTCGGAACGGCTATTACGACGACTATGACGACTAG
- a CDS encoding prepilin-type N-terminal cleavage/methylation domain-containing protein, with translation MPHEAGISLMEVVVSMVILSIVLSMVATVVVTSVRQVIRSDAGITAATIAQDSIERLLTVPVSRWAFDSNGKVKRKRDYRLAWGDGRAYRIEREIEPVSNIYELRDACDTVIGKHTSASDLIKVTVTVTPSHKESRDRYTTSFLLSRDDDSIVTESSLTVKFNVYDGINRTPYKEAESGPIRVVLRKGTATEQAGLTKKGCVTFIGINEPEVPITFVTKNFTETLSQKSDYFGNVTLVPGGNRLVEYDLTPKRQVMVIPQMVGATHADCVQPRLLRMRTPIRVGEHRGIESIDRIARRGEEGRAELQNKGYLTHAEEILLDSSNKWQYYMQCKPKWDDVLGETVHFNYLLPDTIPISLVEQQGTRQTIRPLATWADGDFHASEYAYVEEADWPIVELPRPKRGVAQRLVVGSCIMSGSDRHGAIKTVDGNTEANWKPDLPFILRLPMWPAAIDGVDRPERLFDYNSTYSVVVKNIYDIGDDARFGSHQLRSENKRDFSGCTDTPPFHLGWLSRTNLRGYSEQLLVAFPYGLYTYDFYAPTMTEVNEAGQTAMRARSSCSLSCINAQGEKECIRAGAERHELFDLRGVYTLSGYRAGNNYLDWFQRNQLNVGYYIGEPRGPVLEGCALE, from the coding sequence ATGCCCCATGAGGCTGGGATTAGCCTCATGGAAGTTGTGGTGTCAATGGTGATTTTGTCAATCGTGCTTTCGATGGTTGCCACCGTTGTCGTCACTAGTGTTCGGCAGGTTATTCGGAGTGATGCAGGGATTACCGCAGCCACCATTGCGCAAGATTCGATTGAGCGTTTATTGACCGTGCCGGTCAGTCGTTGGGCCTTTGATTCCAACGGTAAGGTGAAGCGGAAGCGCGATTACCGGTTGGCATGGGGTGATGGCCGTGCCTATCGAATAGAACGTGAAATTGAGCCGGTGAGCAATATTTATGAGTTGCGCGATGCGTGTGACACCGTTATCGGGAAACATACGTCGGCGTCGGACTTAATTAAGGTGACCGTCACGGTGACACCCTCACACAAGGAAAGTCGAGACCGTTACACCACGAGTTTCCTCTTAAGCCGTGATGACGATTCAATTGTGACGGAATCAAGTTTGACGGTGAAGTTTAACGTTTATGACGGAATCAATCGCACACCGTATAAAGAAGCAGAATCTGGGCCTATCCGCGTTGTATTGCGAAAGGGCACTGCAACAGAACAGGCTGGTTTAACTAAAAAGGGCTGTGTCACCTTTATCGGTATAAATGAACCAGAGGTCCCAATTACATTTGTAACTAAGAACTTCACTGAAACACTGTCGCAAAAAAGTGATTACTTTGGAAATGTCACGTTGGTACCTGGTGGCAACCGATTGGTGGAATATGACTTAACGCCGAAGCGGCAGGTCATGGTCATTCCTCAAATGGTGGGGGCCACCCATGCTGACTGCGTGCAGCCACGGTTGTTGCGTATGCGTACACCAATTCGTGTTGGTGAACACCGTGGTATTGAGAGCATTGATCGTATTGCCCGCCGTGGTGAGGAGGGGCGTGCAGAACTTCAGAATAAGGGGTATCTCACGCATGCTGAAGAGATCTTGTTAGATTCCAGCAATAAATGGCAGTATTACATGCAATGTAAGCCGAAATGGGATGATGTACTGGGTGAGACTGTCCATTTCAACTATTTGCTACCTGATACCATTCCTATTTCTCTTGTCGAGCAGCAGGGGACAAGGCAAACCATTCGCCCATTAGCGACATGGGCTGATGGAGATTTTCATGCGAGTGAGTATGCCTATGTTGAAGAAGCCGACTGGCCGATTGTTGAATTGCCTCGCCCCAAACGTGGGGTAGCGCAACGCCTTGTTGTTGGGTCTTGCATTATGTCTGGAAGTGACCGGCACGGGGCTATCAAAACCGTCGATGGAAATACGGAGGCGAACTGGAAGCCTGATCTTCCCTTTATCCTTCGTCTCCCGATGTGGCCTGCTGCTATAGACGGGGTGGATCGACCAGAGCGACTGTTCGATTACAACTCGACGTATTCCGTTGTCGTCAAAAATATTTATGACATCGGTGACGATGCCCGGTTTGGGAGCCATCAATTACGGAGCGAGAATAAGCGTGACTTTAGTGGGTGTACCGATACCCCGCCATTCCACCTTGGGTGGCTTTCACGTACCAACCTGCGTGGTTATTCGGAACAACTCCTGGTTGCCTTTCCGTATGGGCTCTACACCTATGACTTTTATGCCCCAACCATGACTGAGGTGAATGAGGCCGGGCAAACCGCAATGCGTGCACGGTCGAGTTGTTCGCTGAGCTGCATTAATGCCCAAGGTGAAAAAGAGTGCATTCGCGCCGGCGCCGAACGACATGAACTCTTTGATCTTAGAGGTGTATACACCCTGAGTGGATATCGCGCAGGCAACAATTATCTCGACTGGTTTCAACGAAATCAGTTGAATGTGGGATATTACATCGGTGAACCTCGTGGCCCAGTCCTTGAAGGGTGTGCCCTGGAATGA
- a CDS encoding PulJ/GspJ family protein, producing MSRLTSSTGAPSVHKLRSQQSPQGINQPEIADRGFTLVELLVVIAITSIVGVLVFTSFITVGNIYTRIAEHAEDSAGAKYALDVISTNIRGATVNPDRPDDPHLAIANASEIKFLTYGSSGFGQAPHWVHYRARKGVLYQVDPDTGKEHVIYSNLLPGYYIFRYYKWDYDFDPKNPYGNCFASLTNKELQTVEGRKSIVGLQVQLYSKGKDNVRSKQARHAGAWVRLMEQIQPNDPVTGERTTNWKNTCWETQYGRVR from the coding sequence ATGAGTAGATTGACGAGCAGTACGGGTGCGCCATCTGTTCATAAATTACGTTCACAGCAAAGTCCCCAGGGGATCAACCAACCTGAGATAGCTGATCGTGGGTTCACGCTCGTTGAATTGCTCGTGGTGATTGCGATCACTTCTATTGTTGGCGTGTTGGTGTTTACCTCATTTATTACGGTTGGCAATATCTATACCCGCATTGCTGAGCATGCCGAAGACTCTGCTGGCGCTAAGTATGCGCTCGACGTTATTTCAACCAATATTCGCGGTGCAACGGTTAATCCTGATCGGCCTGACGACCCGCATCTGGCAATTGCGAATGCGTCAGAAATTAAGTTCTTAACCTATGGGAGCTCTGGGTTTGGACAAGCCCCCCACTGGGTGCATTATCGCGCCCGTAAAGGGGTGCTCTATCAGGTCGATCCCGATACAGGCAAAGAGCATGTTATTTACAGCAACCTGCTCCCTGGGTACTACATTTTCCGCTATTACAAGTGGGATTATGATTTTGACCCTAAGAATCCGTATGGTAACTGCTTTGCGTCGTTAACGAATAAGGAACTGCAAACGGTTGAAGGCCGAAAATCCATCGTTGGACTTCAAGTGCAGCTCTATAGCAAAGGCAAGGACAATGTTCGCTCCAAGCAGGCTCGCCATGCTGGGGCGTGGGTTCGTTTGATGGAGCAGATACAGCCCAATGACCCCGTCACGGGTGAACGTACCACGAATTGGAAAAATACCTGTTGGGAGACCCAATATGGGCGTGTGCGCTAG
- a CDS encoding type II secretion system protein: MKHEFKDEDGFTLIELLVVILIIGILSAIAIPAFLSQRSRAWDAAAETAARNVAVNVAAETTANGGKAPSDGTVIPANAASPSPGLQAEVAKAYKATDVVVAYKADATNPGEFKVCAASKLYNTPKEYIYDSQKGGIQPSPTALGAAPADATALNGCK; the protein is encoded by the coding sequence ATGAAACACGAATTCAAGGATGAAGACGGCTTTACGCTCATCGAGCTGTTGGTTGTCATCTTGATTATTGGCATCTTGAGCGCTATTGCAATCCCGGCCTTCTTGAGCCAGCGTTCACGCGCCTGGGATGCTGCTGCTGAAACGGCTGCCCGCAACGTTGCCGTGAACGTGGCCGCCGAAACAACCGCCAATGGTGGTAAGGCGCCGTCTGATGGCACGGTTATCCCTGCTAATGCAGCGTCTCCATCACCGGGTCTGCAAGCTGAAGTTGCCAAGGCCTACAAGGCCACCGACGTTGTCGTCGCCTACAAGGCTGACGCTACCAACCCTGGTGAGTTCAAGGTCTGTGCCGCGTCCAAGCTGTACAACACCCCCAAGGAATACATCTATGACTCCCAGAAGGGTGGCATTCAGCCAAGCCCAACTGCTTTGGGTGCAGCTCCCGCTGATGCCACAGCACTTAATGGTTGTAAGTAG
- a CDS encoding prepilin-type N-terminal cleavage/methylation domain-containing protein, giving the protein MQTEHGYTLIEILVVILIIGILAVISTPVFLHQRSRARQAEVMSAAHNLMVAVVANSTKYRGLYPRSIAYGDPAASTDETVNFTQEDPFRSENLTAWYKAEPGRLGYNFCLESKHVPNQHVEYTHITGSISHWIPEEGCEAALNVSGPGWVQLQ; this is encoded by the coding sequence ATGCAAACGGAACATGGCTATACGCTAATTGAGATCCTGGTAGTGATTTTAATTATTGGCATTTTGGCCGTTATTTCGACGCCTGTGTTTCTTCACCAGCGGTCACGGGCGCGTCAAGCTGAGGTGATGAGTGCCGCCCATAACTTGATGGTTGCGGTGGTGGCAAATAGTACGAAGTATCGAGGCTTGTATCCGCGATCTATCGCCTATGGTGATCCCGCAGCCTCAACTGATGAGACGGTCAACTTTACCCAAGAAGACCCATTCCGTTCAGAAAATCTCACGGCCTGGTATAAGGCAGAACCGGGGCGTTTGGGCTATAACTTCTGTTTAGAATCAAAACATGTCCCAAATCAACATGTTGAATATACGCATATTACGGGCAGTATTTCACACTGGATTCCAGAAGAAGGCTGTGAGGCGGCATTAAATGTAAGTGGACCGGGCTGGGTGCAATTACAATAA
- the pilM gene encoding type IV pilus assembly protein PilM, with translation MAKTLIGLDIGATAVRAVEIDHTGPVPSLLRLGQVRLPAGVCAEGKILDIQIVSDAVRQLWEQQAFSSSRAAVGVASQQVVTRALNLPEMPLDQIKANLALHARESLPMAPEDTYMDYQYLGTTATEQGVAMNGLLVAVARDYVDQLTDVIEFAGLIPAAVDLDGFALTRAYANGLAQLDFDIMANQTVPYDATGSAPPRTPGHVLVHVGATLTLVVVVSGGLPRFVRTIMMGGQTITDALADTGSLNPEQAERLKMEQVDPNGQFGRIIQNHLLAFSDEIQNSINFYRTSGNAVELADIVLSGGGALMIGLGDTLARQINLNVMYGSTLNLLDTSHVLADQATLSAADPFLPLAVGLTSAPVN, from the coding sequence TTGGCTAAAACACTTATTGGCTTAGATATTGGCGCCACCGCCGTTCGAGCCGTAGAGATTGACCACACTGGTCCGGTTCCGTCGCTCCTGCGACTGGGCCAGGTTCGCCTACCTGCCGGGGTGTGTGCCGAGGGCAAGATTTTAGACATACAAATCGTCTCCGATGCGGTCCGGCAATTATGGGAGCAACAAGCCTTTTCTTCATCGCGTGCCGCCGTGGGGGTAGCGAGCCAGCAAGTGGTCACCCGTGCATTGAATTTGCCGGAGATGCCACTCGATCAGATCAAAGCGAACCTGGCTCTCCATGCCCGCGAATCCTTGCCGATGGCACCCGAAGATACCTATATGGATTATCAGTACCTGGGTACAACGGCGACCGAACAAGGCGTTGCGATGAACGGCCTTCTCGTGGCGGTGGCCCGTGACTATGTTGACCAGCTCACCGATGTGATTGAGTTTGCGGGCCTCATTCCAGCGGCTGTTGACTTGGATGGCTTTGCGCTCACACGGGCCTATGCCAATGGCCTTGCCCAACTTGATTTTGACATCATGGCAAACCAAACGGTGCCCTACGATGCCACGGGGAGTGCCCCGCCGCGGACCCCTGGGCACGTGTTGGTCCACGTTGGAGCCACATTGACACTCGTGGTGGTGGTGAGCGGTGGGCTTCCACGATTCGTACGCACGATCATGATGGGTGGACAGACAATCACGGATGCACTTGCCGATACTGGATCATTAAATCCAGAGCAGGCTGAACGGTTGAAGATGGAACAGGTTGACCCCAATGGGCAGTTTGGGCGCATCATTCAAAATCATCTACTCGCCTTTAGTGATGAGATCCAGAACTCCATCAATTTCTATCGCACATCTGGAAATGCCGTTGAACTCGCCGACATTGTGCTGAGTGGTGGAGGTGCCCTGATGATTGGGTTAGGCGACACCCTTGCACGTCAAATCAACCTGAACGTGATGTATGGCAGTACCCTTAACTTGTTGGATACTTCGCATGTCTTAGCTGACCAGGCCACCCTCTCGGCGGCCGACCCCTTCTTGCCGCTGGCAGTCGGGCTGACGAGTGCGCCGGTGAACTAA
- a CDS encoding type 4a pilus biogenesis protein PilO, with protein sequence MNVKAPLITLALVILVGFATYFFFIGPQLQEQADLSSEQQNLQQQEATLQAEISMLKDLQANQVRTRAQLNRISSFLPDGPDQPGFLASMQGVADSASVEVTDLSFGAPADVEGAEPYNGLQLSEMTVSTTVKGDYFRLIDFLRRIEFQLGRAMITQSVNLSPQSDESTGGETMSMGMESVMYFYRPEGSDNANNGIPTPEPSASPSDGATPAPGESGAPATPPTPDAGGQ encoded by the coding sequence ATGAATGTCAAGGCACCCTTAATCACGCTGGCACTGGTCATCCTTGTTGGCTTTGCAACCTACTTCTTCTTTATCGGACCACAGCTACAAGAACAAGCTGACCTATCGAGTGAGCAACAAAATCTGCAACAGCAAGAAGCCACCTTGCAAGCTGAAATCAGCATGTTAAAGGACCTTCAAGCCAACCAGGTGCGCACCCGCGCCCAGCTCAACCGTATTTCCTCCTTCTTACCCGACGGCCCAGACCAGCCCGGGTTCTTGGCGAGTATGCAAGGTGTGGCCGACAGCGCCTCCGTTGAGGTAACAGACTTGAGTTTTGGTGCACCGGCCGATGTGGAAGGTGCAGAACCCTATAACGGGTTGCAACTCTCTGAGATGACCGTCTCAACGACTGTGAAAGGCGACTACTTCCGCCTCATCGACTTTTTGCGCCGTATCGAGTTTCAACTTGGACGTGCCATGATCACCCAGAGCGTGAATCTCAGCCCCCAGAGCGATGAGTCCACTGGTGGGGAGACGATGAGCATGGGCATGGAATCCGTGATGTATTTCTACCGTCCCGAAGGCTCTGATAATGCGAATAACGGTATCCCGACACCTGAGCCGAGTGCCTCACCCTCTGATGGCGCAACACCAGCACCCGGTGAATCTGGTGCACCGGCCACACCGCCAACTCCTGATGCGGGAGGTCAGTAA